One genomic segment of Alphaproteobacteria bacterium includes these proteins:
- a CDS encoding class I SAM-dependent methyltransferase, with amino-acid sequence MNLRHAIAATLLWPTRFLPTRILRDLTVGFAQAIAKRDDAKSALSALLDAHSKIETMAATTAVRYGDGVNPKHRIMAYHEFFASRVRPGERVLDVGSGNGFLALSMAQAGAAVEGVEIVPANVEIARARHAHPNVVYRVGDVTKDTLPAGFDTVAMSNVLEHLPDRPALLRRLAAQTGAKRFLIRIPCFDRDWLVPLRKELGLDWRSDSTHETEYTLIEFDAELAAAGLTRDETILRWGEIWAVAIAR; translated from the coding sequence ATGAATCTTCGACACGCGATCGCGGCGACGTTGCTATGGCCCACGCGGTTTCTGCCGACCCGTATCCTGCGCGATCTGACGGTGGGATTCGCCCAAGCGATCGCGAAGCGTGACGACGCGAAATCCGCGTTGTCCGCATTGCTCGACGCGCATTCGAAGATCGAAACGATGGCGGCGACGACGGCGGTGCGCTACGGCGACGGCGTCAATCCGAAGCATCGCATCATGGCCTATCACGAGTTCTTCGCGTCGCGCGTGCGGCCGGGCGAACGTGTGCTCGACGTGGGCTCGGGCAATGGTTTTCTCGCGCTGTCGATGGCGCAAGCGGGTGCTGCGGTCGAAGGCGTCGAAATCGTTCCCGCGAACGTCGAAATCGCGCGCGCGCGCCATGCGCATCCGAACGTCGTCTATCGCGTCGGCGACGTGACGAAGGACACGTTGCCGGCCGGCTTCGACACCGTCGCGATGTCCAATGTTCTCGAACATCTGCCGGATCGGCCGGCCTTGCTCCGCCGTCTCGCGGCGCAAACCGGCGCCAAGCGATTTTTGATCCGTATTCCCTGCTTCGATCGCGATTGGCTCGTGCCGTTGCGCAAGGAACTTGGTCTCGACTGGCGCTCGGATTCGACGCATGAGACGGAGTACACGTTGATCGAGTTCGACGCCGAACTCGCGGCGGCGGGTTTGACGCGCGACGAGACGATTCTGCGCTGGGGCGAAATCTGGGCCGTGGCGATCGCGCGCTGA
- a CDS encoding glycosyltransferase family 4 protein produces the protein MLPEDSLPPPDFARLKTLHLIVWFEYASTLAIFDRVGMLDRELAIYRRLLPHLRALTLITWSRGEDAAYIERLGDIGLAHNKHEWTWPVWMAILLATFGLRFPGPRLVKTNQMSGARHILRVAKFWRTKLVARCGYPWSLFATRERGPDDPVTREAIATERAVFRGAAHVVGSTEEIAKLAIERDGVPQSQVNIVPNYVDTDLLSPGPSAPRAKQRIGFLGRFEEQKNPLALIEAVAGRDVELVMIGEGSLRHEMAALGARLGADLKLPGNMPHRDLPEFFRGLDLFVLPSLFEGHPKALLEAMSCGLAVIGADAPGIREVLRDGDTGLLTATDALSIRDAIDRILGDRELAARLGRNARDEILRTVSLDRTIERELRVLSFAARPT, from the coding sequence ATGCTGCCCGAAGACTCGCTGCCGCCGCCCGACTTCGCGCGTCTGAAAACGCTGCATTTGATCGTGTGGTTCGAATACGCGTCGACACTCGCGATCTTCGATCGCGTGGGGATGCTGGATCGCGAGCTCGCGATCTATCGCCGCCTGCTGCCGCATTTGCGTGCGCTGACGTTGATCACTTGGTCGCGCGGCGAGGATGCCGCCTATATCGAGCGGCTTGGCGATATCGGCCTCGCGCATAACAAGCATGAATGGACCTGGCCCGTCTGGATGGCGATCCTGCTGGCGACATTCGGCTTGCGCTTTCCCGGTCCGCGCTTGGTCAAAACCAATCAGATGAGCGGTGCGCGCCATATTCTGCGCGTCGCGAAATTCTGGCGTACGAAGCTCGTCGCGCGTTGCGGTTATCCGTGGTCGCTTTTCGCGACGCGCGAACGCGGGCCCGACGATCCGGTGACGCGCGAGGCGATAGCGACCGAACGCGCCGTATTCCGGGGCGCCGCGCATGTCGTCGGCTCGACCGAGGAGATTGCGAAGCTGGCGATCGAACGCGACGGCGTTCCCCAAAGCCAAGTCAACATCGTGCCGAATTACGTTGACACCGATCTGCTATCGCCCGGGCCTTCCGCGCCGCGCGCCAAACAGCGGATCGGCTTTCTCGGCCGCTTCGAGGAGCAAAAAAACCCGTTGGCATTGATCGAGGCCGTCGCCGGACGCGACGTCGAGCTCGTGATGATCGGCGAAGGGAGTTTGCGCCATGAAATGGCCGCTCTCGGCGCGCGGCTCGGCGCCGATCTGAAGCTGCCGGGCAATATGCCGCATCGCGACCTGCCGGAATTCTTCCGCGGCCTCGACCTTTTCGTTCTGCCGTCCTTGTTCGAGGGGCATCCCAAAGCGCTGCTGGAGGCGATGTCCTGCGGTCTGGCCGTCATCGGCGCCGACGCGCCCGGCATTCGCGAAGTTCTGCGCGATGGCGATACCGGATTGTTGACGGCGACCGACGCTTTGTCGATCCGGGATGCGATCGATCGCATCTTGGGCGACCGGGAACTCGCGGCGCGTCTTGGGCGCAACGCGCGCGATGAAATCCTGCGCACCGTGTCGCTCGACCGGACGATCGAGCGCGAACTGCGCGTACTCTCCTTCGCCGCGAGGCCGACATGA